Proteins encoded within one genomic window of Gemmatimonadales bacterium:
- a CDS encoding DUF72 domain-containing protein: protein MRILTGTSGYSYKEWKGHFYPSDLKADEMLRFYGERLKTVEINNTFYRMPKEKVLLDWAAQVPDGFTFVLKASRRITHIKRLKEVGEEVRYLLQTANVLGRKLGPTLFQLPPNLKKDLPRLTDFLALIPKTWRAAMEFRHESWFDDETYAALRAHDVALVYSDEDEEKEPPFVSTASWGYLRLRRGNYDLGEWARRVKAQPWSDAFVFFKHEEAGAGPKMAAEFADLTA from the coding sequence TTGCGCATCCTCACCGGCACCAGCGGCTACAGCTACAAGGAATGGAAGGGCCACTTCTACCCTTCCGACCTCAAGGCCGACGAGATGCTCCGTTTCTACGGCGAGCGGCTCAAGACCGTCGAGATCAACAACACGTTCTATCGGATGCCGAAGGAGAAGGTGCTCCTCGACTGGGCCGCGCAGGTGCCCGACGGCTTCACCTTCGTCCTCAAGGCCTCGCGCCGCATCACCCACATCAAGCGTCTCAAGGAGGTCGGCGAGGAAGTGCGCTACCTCCTTCAGACGGCGAACGTCCTTGGCAGGAAGCTCGGCCCTACGCTCTTCCAGCTCCCACCGAACCTGAAGAAGGACCTGCCGCGCCTGACGGACTTCCTTGCGCTCATCCCGAAGACCTGGCGCGCGGCGATGGAATTCCGTCACGAGTCGTGGTTCGACGACGAGACGTACGCCGCGCTGCGTGCGCACGACGTCGCGCTCGTCTATTCGGATGAGGACGAGGAGAAGGAGCCGCCGTTCGTCTCCACGGCGAGCTGGGGCTACCTTCGCTTGCGGCGCGGGAACTACGATCTAGGGGAGTGGGCGAGGCGCGTGAAAGCTCAGCCCTGGAGCGACGCGTTCGTGTTCTTCAAACACGAGGAAGCGGGAGCCGGGCCGAAGATGGCGGCCGAGTTCGCCGACCTCACAGCTTGA